A genome region from Chryseobacterium sp. G0186 includes the following:
- a CDS encoding bifunctional UDP-N-acetylmuramoyl-tripeptide:D-alanyl-D-alanine ligase/alanine racemase yields the protein MNYTVQHIAEITNSQVIGDQNLMVKNIAYDSRIIYSTKNTAFIAINTHKNSGEKFIESAIDRGINIIISEHQYPQFENITWIIVKNSVDFLQQLAKYHFENSHIKSIGITGSNGKTVVKEWLYQCLWNEFPTVKSPKSFNSQIGLPLSLLQINDSHQLGIFEVGISKPDEMEKLENVFHPQIGLLTHIGNAHAANFSSEEQLIDEKIKLFKDSKVIIYNGDNSLVDQKIKKLYSDKKLISYGFKEGNQVFIKNNISKDENIIVEYFGEEISFPAHQRDEATLTNATALISVLKELGVENKKIVEKINLLKAVEMRLEAIEGIKGNIIINDSFNLDLDSLKTALQFLNEYNKPKKSLVLTDIVGVNANSQELYEEVSELVNEQHFDSVFLIGDEISKFSELFKAKTYTFIDTKELIDGKHLVEIENQIILLKGARKFEIEKLKDILELRKHDTVLEINLNAILHNINYHKSLLKPNTKMMAMVKANAYGLGSYEISEFLQHHHIDYLGVAFADEGVELRKKGITTPIIVMNPEQHSYQTIIEYNLEPEIYSFRVLELFYEAVQKSGYDKKYPIHIKLETGMHRLGFKYFELDQLSETLSQKNLKVQSMFSHLSSSDMPEEKEFTLNQLAVFEKNSAYLTEKLGYAPLRHILNSSGITSYTNHQHDMVRIGIGMLGESPDSEIQKQLRSVVSFKTVISQISEVERGESVGYSRKYKADHTTKIATIPVGYADGIPRLIGNQVGHLGVHKTLAPIVGNICMDMMMINVENIPHVKEGDTVTVFNAQPSLKEFAGYCKTITYEVLTSISPRVKRIYIKD from the coding sequence ATGAACTATACAGTACAACACATTGCAGAGATCACCAATTCACAGGTTATTGGAGACCAGAATTTAATGGTTAAAAATATAGCCTATGACAGCAGGATTATTTATTCAACTAAGAATACTGCGTTTATTGCAATTAATACTCATAAAAATTCTGGTGAAAAATTTATTGAATCTGCAATTGACAGAGGAATCAATATTATTATTTCTGAACATCAATATCCACAGTTTGAAAATATAACCTGGATTATTGTTAAAAATTCTGTGGATTTTCTTCAGCAATTAGCAAAGTATCACTTTGAAAATTCTCACATCAAATCCATTGGAATTACAGGAAGTAATGGTAAAACCGTTGTAAAGGAATGGCTCTATCAATGTTTATGGAATGAATTCCCTACTGTAAAAAGTCCAAAAAGTTTTAATTCTCAGATTGGTCTTCCCCTTTCACTGCTTCAGATCAACGATTCTCATCAACTGGGAATTTTTGAAGTTGGAATTTCCAAACCGGATGAAATGGAAAAACTTGAAAATGTTTTTCATCCTCAGATCGGGTTGTTAACTCACATTGGAAATGCTCATGCTGCCAACTTTTCTTCGGAAGAACAATTGATAGATGAGAAGATCAAACTTTTCAAGGATTCTAAGGTTATCATTTATAATGGTGACAATTCTTTGGTGGATCAAAAAATAAAAAAATTATATTCAGATAAAAAATTAATCTCTTACGGATTCAAGGAAGGAAATCAGGTCTTCATTAAAAACAATATTTCTAAGGATGAAAACATCATCGTTGAATATTTTGGGGAAGAAATCAGTTTTCCGGCGCATCAAAGAGACGAAGCTACGTTAACCAATGCTACAGCGCTTATCAGCGTGCTTAAGGAGTTGGGTGTCGAAAATAAAAAGATCGTTGAAAAAATCAACCTTTTAAAGGCCGTCGAAATGAGGCTTGAAGCCATCGAAGGAATTAAGGGTAATATTATCATCAACGATTCTTTCAACCTTGACCTTGATTCTTTAAAAACTGCACTACAGTTTTTGAACGAATATAATAAGCCTAAGAAATCTTTGGTTTTAACGGACATCGTAGGAGTGAATGCTAATTCTCAGGAATTATATGAAGAGGTTTCCGAATTGGTAAATGAGCAGCATTTCGATTCAGTATTCTTAATTGGTGATGAAATTTCAAAGTTTAGTGAATTATTTAAAGCTAAAACCTATACTTTCATAGACACCAAAGAATTGATTGACGGTAAGCATCTTGTAGAAATAGAAAATCAGATTATTCTTCTGAAAGGAGCAAGAAAATTTGAAATAGAAAAGCTAAAAGATATCCTTGAACTCAGAAAACACGATACTGTTTTAGAGATCAACCTGAATGCTATTCTTCATAATATCAATTACCACAAATCTCTACTGAAGCCGAATACAAAAATGATGGCAATGGTAAAGGCCAATGCCTATGGTTTGGGTAGCTATGAGATTTCAGAGTTTTTACAACATCATCACATTGATTATCTTGGGGTAGCTTTTGCGGATGAGGGAGTAGAACTTCGTAAAAAAGGGATCACCACTCCTATTATTGTAATGAACCCTGAACAGCACAGTTATCAAACGATCATTGAATACAATCTTGAACCTGAAATTTACAGCTTCAGAGTCCTGGAACTATTCTATGAAGCGGTTCAAAAATCCGGATATGACAAAAAATATCCGATCCATATCAAGCTGGAAACAGGCATGCATCGTCTTGGTTTCAAATATTTTGAATTAGACCAACTCAGTGAAACTTTAAGCCAAAAAAACCTTAAAGTTCAAAGTATGTTCAGTCACTTATCTTCTTCTGACATGCCCGAAGAGAAAGAGTTTACTTTAAATCAACTGGCCGTCTTTGAAAAAAATTCTGCCTACTTAACAGAAAAATTGGGTTATGCTCCCTTGCGACATATTTTAAATTCTTCCGGAATAACAAGTTATACCAACCATCAACATGATATGGTAAGAATCGGGATAGGAATGCTCGGAGAATCACCAGATAGTGAAATACAAAAACAATTACGATCTGTTGTCAGCTTTAAAACAGTAATCTCCCAGATTTCAGAAGTTGAACGTGGAGAATCTGTAGGCTACAGCAGAAAATATAAGGCTGATCACACTACTAAAATAGCAACTATTCCTGTTGGATATGCGGATGGAATTCCAAGGCTGATCGGAAATCAGGTAGGACATTTGGGCGTTCATAAAACACTGGCTCCTATTGTTGGAAATATCTGCATGGACATGATGATGATTAATGTGGAAAATATTCCACATGTAAAAGAAGGAGATACGGTAACGGTCTTCAACGCACAACCAAGTTTAAAAGAGTTCGCAGGCTACTGCAAAACGATAACCTATGAAGTATTAACCTCCATTTCACCTCGGGTGAAACGGATTTATATAAAAGATTAA
- a CDS encoding thymidine kinase yields MFLENTINHSKQSGWMEVICGSMFSGKTEELIRRLRRAEMAGQNVEIFKPKLDIRYSEEDVVSHNQNKIRSTAVENPNEILLLASNCDVVGIDEAQFFDESIVDISNQLANSGVRVVVAGLDMDFLGRPFGPMPNLMATAEYVTKVHAICKRTGNLANYSMRTSQGDDLVELGETESYEAVSRRVFIDEVLLKRK; encoded by the coding sequence ATGTTTTTAGAAAATACAATTAATCATTCCAAACAAAGCGGTTGGATGGAAGTGATTTGTGGCTCTATGTTTTCGGGTAAAACCGAGGAGTTGATCCGAAGATTACGGAGAGCAGAAATGGCAGGACAGAATGTAGAAATTTTTAAACCGAAACTGGATATCCGGTATTCTGAAGAGGATGTTGTTTCTCATAATCAGAATAAAATACGCAGTACTGCAGTAGAAAATCCCAATGAAATTCTTCTGTTGGCATCCAATTGTGATGTGGTAGGCATTGATGAAGCACAGTTTTTTGACGAAAGCATTGTTGATATCTCCAACCAGCTGGCTAACAGCGGTGTAAGAGTAGTTGTTGCAGGATTGGACATGGACTTTTTGGGTCGCCCTTTTGGACCAATGCCCAATTTGATGGCCACAGCAGAATACGTAACAAAAGTGCATGCTATTTGTAAGAGAACAGGTAATCTTGCCAACTATTCCATGAGAACCTCCCAGGGAGATGATCTTGTAGAATTGGGAGAAACTGAAAGTTACGAAGCAGTAAGCCGCCGTGTGTTTATTGATGAAGTTCTTTTGAAAAGAAAGTAA
- the rsmI gene encoding 16S rRNA (cytidine(1402)-2'-O)-methyltransferase, with protein MSGILYFVPTPVGNLEDMTFRAVNVLKEVDYILCEDTRTSGILLKHFEISKPLKSYHLHNEHQATEKVMTDLKNGQNIAIITDAGTPGISDPGYLLAKAGADNGIEMICLPGATALIPALVVSGLPNNEFLFAGFLPQKKGRQTKLKQLAEEKKTIVLYESPHKINTTLEQIKEFFGEETKASLSREISKKFEETKRGTINELIEFSKSKTLKGEIVLIVNNSI; from the coding sequence TTGAGCGGAATCTTATATTTTGTTCCCACACCCGTTGGGAACCTGGAAGATATGACTTTCAGGGCAGTCAATGTCCTAAAGGAAGTTGATTATATTTTATGCGAAGACACCAGAACTTCCGGAATACTTTTAAAACATTTTGAAATCTCCAAGCCTTTAAAATCCTATCATTTACACAATGAGCATCAGGCGACAGAGAAAGTGATGACAGACCTTAAAAACGGACAGAATATCGCTATTATTACCGATGCAGGAACCCCTGGGATTTCAGATCCTGGTTATTTATTGGCAAAAGCAGGAGCAGACAATGGTATAGAAATGATCTGTCTTCCGGGTGCAACCGCATTAATTCCGGCTTTAGTGGTTTCCGGTCTTCCAAATAATGAGTTTTTATTTGCAGGATTTTTGCCACAGAAAAAAGGAAGACAAACCAAACTAAAGCAACTTGCAGAGGAGAAAAAAACCATTGTACTGTACGAAAGTCCACATAAGATTAATACTACATTAGAACAGATTAAGGAATTCTTTGGTGAAGAAACCAAGGCAAGCCTGAGCCGTGAAATTTCCAAGAAATTTGAAGAGACTAAACGAGGAACTATCAATGAACTTATTGAATTTTCCAAGAGTAAAACTTTAAAGGGAGAGATCGTTCTTATTGTCAATAATTCTATTTAA